Proteins encoded by one window of Leopardus geoffroyi isolate Oge1 chromosome X, O.geoffroyi_Oge1_pat1.0, whole genome shotgun sequence:
- the LOC123594977 gene encoding adhesion G-protein coupled receptor G4-like, producing MRSPKADPKLHELLHLYGKKVYTMKEHITCQKFYGLILMLSGTFLSDALSLKGKRLDFYGRADAYVSLTNTVPELSRFTACIDLVFVDDKSSDWMAFSYITNNTFLGREDIDLGLAGDHQQLILSNLGRTFYIRYQLPPFQWHTICLIWDGVKGRLELFLNTERILVVMDQPQSLTPNGTLILGHFLKNWDSQVKSPLPGFAGSLYYFQLWDHVLENEDFMKCLGGNVVSWEEDVWLINKIIPTVDMRLRCCE from the exons GTTTACACAATGAAAGAACACATCACATGTCAGAAGTTTTACGGATTGATTCTCATGTTGAGCGGTACCTTTCTCTCAG ATGCACtttcactgaaaggaaaaagactGGATTTTTATGGAAGAGCTGACGCGTACGTGAGCCTGACCAACACGGTTCCTGAACTCAGTCGATTCACAGCATGCATTGACCTGGTATTCGTGGATGACAAATCAAGCGATTGGATGGCCTTCTCCTACATTACTAATAACACCTTCCTGGGCAGAGAAGACATAGACCTTGGACTTGCAGGAGACCATCAGCAGCTAATACTGTCCAACTTGGGGAGGACTTTTTATATCCGTTACCAACTGCCTCCGTTTCAGTGGCATACAATCTGCTTGATATGGGATGGTGTCAAGGGCAGATTAGAGCTCTTCCTGAACACAGAAAGGATACTGGTAGTGATGGACCAACCACAAAGCCTGACACCTAATGGGACTCTGATTCTAGGACATTTTCTCAAGAACTGGGACAGCCAGGTTAAAAGCCCACTGCCTGGCTTCGCTGGCAGCTTGTACTACTTTCAACTCTGGGACCACGTCCTGGAAAATGAGGACTTTATGAAGTGTTTGGGTGGAAACGTAGTTAGTTGGGAAGAAGATGTTTGGCTCATCAACAAGATCATCCCAACTGTTGACATGAGACTGCGCTGCTGTGAGTAA